In one window of Azospirillaceae bacterium DNA:
- a CDS encoding DNA translocase FtsK: MSSFSPRFSVAEPEEIASAAEFNLWCGIQSKPFRLIQHAWPDGKVEWDVEANPGTSEATVVYGTGQTDERRAVVAAFGFIAGAEWAESALREQALAAIADEDDGPGARPMSAPVTAAQAETTAETTAETTAETEAETGAGMEAGAPPADAAARADLSWIQKVWTMVEYNGAASPDGEGVPATETTPETAPAEAAPDAPAEAPADADAGRPPVNIVRAQIAPGPAPQPVVALDGPYELPPLDILAEPPPVDDPEMDETLLAKNARALETVIRNFGVRGEIMEVRPGPVVTLYDLEPAPGTKSSRVINLADDIARSMRAVNVRIAVVPGSSVIGIELPNPKREMVYLREMLASPAFQSSEAKLPLVLGKDIGGQPSVVDLARMPHLLIAGTTGSGKSVGINTMILSLLYRHPPEKVRFIMVDPKMLELSVYEGIPHLLTPVVTDPKKAVTALKWAVQEMENRYRLMAKLTVRNIEGYNARVTEMRANGETFTQRVQVGVDKATREPIFEDQILDLKNLPYIVVIVDEMADLMLVAGKDIEAAIQRLAQMARAAGIHLIMATQRPSVDVITGTIKANFPTRISFQVTSKIDSRTILGEAGAEQLLGQGDMLYMAAGGRIARVHGAFVSDPEVEEIVKHVKAQGQPEYLHSVLEDEEDDLVPEADERGGEEFGGGGDDDLYTQAVALVARERKCSVSFIQRHLQIGYNRSARLVERMEGEGVVTPANHAGKREVLISRSAVFAGRRDDD; this comes from the coding sequence ATGTCGAGTTTCTCGCCGCGCTTCAGCGTTGCCGAGCCCGAAGAGATCGCGTCCGCCGCGGAGTTCAATCTGTGGTGCGGGATCCAGTCCAAGCCGTTCCGCCTGATCCAGCACGCCTGGCCGGACGGCAAGGTGGAATGGGACGTGGAGGCGAACCCCGGCACATCCGAGGCCACGGTCGTCTATGGCACCGGCCAGACGGACGAGCGACGTGCGGTTGTGGCCGCGTTCGGGTTCATCGCCGGCGCCGAGTGGGCCGAGTCGGCTCTTCGTGAGCAGGCGCTGGCCGCCATCGCCGACGAGGACGATGGGCCGGGCGCCCGGCCGATGTCGGCTCCTGTGACCGCGGCCCAAGCCGAAACGACGGCCGAAACGACGGCTGAAACGACGGCCGAAACAGAGGCCGAAACGGGCGCCGGAATGGAGGCCGGGGCGCCGCCGGCCGATGCCGCCGCCCGAGCCGACCTGTCCTGGATCCAAAAGGTCTGGACGATGGTCGAGTACAACGGGGCGGCGTCCCCCGACGGGGAGGGTGTGCCCGCCACGGAGACGACCCCGGAGACGGCCCCGGCCGAAGCCGCTCCGGATGCCCCTGCGGAGGCTCCGGCCGACGCCGACGCGGGCCGTCCCCCGGTCAACATCGTGCGTGCCCAGATCGCGCCCGGACCCGCCCCCCAGCCGGTGGTGGCTCTGGACGGCCCGTACGAGCTGCCGCCCCTCGACATCCTGGCCGAGCCGCCGCCTGTCGACGATCCCGAGATGGACGAGACGCTGCTGGCGAAGAACGCCCGCGCGCTGGAAACCGTCATCCGCAACTTCGGTGTGCGCGGCGAGATCATGGAGGTCCGTCCCGGCCCGGTGGTGACCCTGTATGACCTGGAGCCGGCGCCCGGCACCAAGTCGTCGCGCGTCATCAATCTGGCCGACGACATCGCCCGCTCCATGCGCGCGGTGAATGTCCGCATCGCGGTCGTCCCGGGGTCCAGCGTGATCGGCATCGAGCTGCCGAACCCGAAGCGCGAAATGGTCTACCTGCGTGAAATGCTGGCCTCCCCCGCCTTCCAGTCCAGCGAGGCCAAGCTGCCGTTGGTGCTGGGCAAGGACATCGGCGGCCAACCATCGGTGGTCGACCTCGCCCGCATGCCCCACCTGCTGATCGCCGGCACCACCGGGTCGGGCAAGTCGGTGGGCATCAACACCATGATCCTGTCGCTCCTGTACCGGCACCCGCCGGAGAAGGTGCGGTTCATCATGGTCGATCCCAAGATGCTGGAGCTGTCGGTCTACGAGGGCATCCCGCACCTGCTGACGCCCGTGGTCACCGATCCGAAAAAGGCGGTGACGGCGCTGAAATGGGCCGTGCAGGAGATGGAGAACCGCTACCGGCTGATGGCCAAGCTCACGGTGCGCAACATCGAGGGCTACAACGCCCGCGTGACCGAAATGCGCGCCAACGGCGAAACCTTCACCCAACGCGTCCAGGTCGGCGTCGACAAGGCCACCCGCGAGCCGATCTTCGAGGACCAGATCCTGGACCTCAAGAACCTGCCGTACATCGTGGTGATCGTGGACGAGATGGCCGACCTGATGCTGGTGGCCGGCAAGGACATCGAGGCGGCCATCCAGCGCCTGGCCCAGATGGCGCGCGCCGCCGGCATCCACCTCATCATGGCCACCCAGCGCCCCTCGGTCGACGTCATCACCGGCACCATCAAGGCCAACTTCCCCACCCGCATCTCCTTCCAGGTCACCTCCAAGATCGACAGCCGCACCATCCTCGGCGAGGCCGGGGCGGAGCAGCTGCTGGGCCAGGGCGACATGCTCTACATGGCGGCGGGCGGCCGCATCGCCCGCGTCCACGGCGCCTTCGTCTCCGATCCCGAGGTCGAGGAGATCGTCAAGCACGTGAAGGCGCAGGGCCAGCCGGAATACCTGCACTCCGTCCTGGAGGACGAGGAGGACGATCTGGTCCCCGAGGCCGACGAGCGTGGCGGGGAGGAGTTCGGCGGCGGCGGCGACGACGACCTGTACACCCAGGCGGTGGCGCTGGTCGCCCGCGAGCGCAAGTGCTCGGTCAGCTTCATCCAGCGCCACCTGCAGATCGGGTACAACCGGTCGGCGCGGCTGGTGGAGCGGATGGAGGGCGAGGGCGTGGTCACGCCAGCCAACCATGCCGGCAAGCGCGAGGTGCTGATCAGCCGCAGCGCCGTCTTCGCCGGGCGGCGCGACGACGATTAA
- a CDS encoding TIGR01244 family sulfur transferase has product MYEDARKLDDKVSVAPQPTPDDFADIARAGFKSIINNRPDGEEPGQLPHAEAQKIAQAHGLNYVYIPVTSATLGPDAVEAFTRAVDELPGPVLAHCRSGTRCTVLWALSEARRGDRTPDDLIATAAEQGYDIANLRPALERLANGEG; this is encoded by the coding sequence ATGTACGAGGACGCACGCAAGCTGGACGACAAGGTGTCGGTCGCCCCGCAACCGACGCCCGACGACTTCGCCGACATCGCCCGCGCGGGGTTCAAATCCATCATCAACAACCGGCCCGACGGCGAGGAGCCCGGCCAGCTTCCACATGCCGAGGCGCAGAAGATCGCCCAGGCCCACGGGCTGAACTACGTCTACATCCCGGTCACCAGCGCCACCCTCGGCCCCGACGCGGTGGAGGCCTTCACCCGGGCGGTGGACGAGCTGCCCGGCCCCGTCCTGGCGCATTGCCGCAGCGGGACGCGCTGCACCGTCCTTTGGGCGCTGAGCGAAGCCCGGCGCGGCGACCGCACCCCCGACGATCTCATCGCCACGGCGGCGGAGCAGGGCTACGACATCGCCAACCTGCGTCCGGCGTTGGAGCGGTTGGCGAACGGCGAGGGCTGA
- a CDS encoding FAD-binding oxidoreductase: MRIVVVGAGVLGASTAYHLTCAGAEVVLADRADAGRATAAGAGIVAPWPSRVDNPDWYRLAAAGARYYPHLVARLGEDGQGDAGYARVGALSVSTDPAHLDWVERRARQRQAEAPEMGAVSRLAPHEARTLFPPLREDLAAVHIEGAARIDGRLLAAALAGGAQARGARVVHGDARLLASGDRIRGIVIDGAPVEADAVVVATGAWAPALLAPVGVRLAVEPQRGQILHLHLPGVETGAWPVVLPQSRHYMLAFGGSRIVAGATRETGSGFDHRVTAAGQWEVLRETLSVAPGLGVATLMETRVGFRPKGPDMKPMLGRVPGLDGLVIGNGLGASGLTIGPYAGRLLAEAALGRSPEVDLTPYDPLRG, encoded by the coding sequence ATGCGGATCGTCGTCGTGGGTGCGGGCGTGCTGGGTGCGAGCACCGCCTATCATCTGACCTGCGCAGGCGCGGAGGTGGTCCTCGCCGACCGGGCCGACGCGGGCCGCGCCACCGCGGCCGGGGCGGGCATCGTCGCGCCCTGGCCGTCGCGCGTCGACAATCCCGACTGGTACCGGCTGGCCGCCGCCGGGGCCCGCTACTATCCGCATCTGGTGGCGCGGCTCGGCGAGGACGGCCAGGGGGATGCCGGCTATGCCCGTGTCGGCGCGCTTTCGGTGTCCACCGACCCGGCCCACCTGGATTGGGTGGAGCGGCGCGCACGGCAGCGGCAGGCCGAGGCGCCGGAAATGGGCGCCGTGTCCCGCTTGGCGCCGCACGAGGCCCGCACCCTGTTTCCGCCGTTGCGCGAGGATCTGGCCGCCGTCCACATCGAGGGCGCGGCGCGGATCGACGGACGGCTTCTGGCCGCCGCGCTGGCCGGAGGCGCGCAGGCCCGCGGCGCACGGGTGGTGCACGGGGACGCCCGGCTGCTGGCGTCCGGGGATCGGATCCGCGGCATCGTGATCGACGGTGCGCCGGTCGAGGCCGACGCCGTGGTGGTTGCCACCGGTGCGTGGGCGCCGGCATTGCTGGCGCCCGTCGGCGTGCGCCTGGCGGTCGAGCCGCAGCGCGGCCAGATCCTCCACCTGCACCTGCCCGGCGTGGAGACTGGCGCCTGGCCGGTCGTCCTGCCGCAAAGCCGGCACTACATGCTGGCCTTCGGCGGCTCGCGCATCGTCGCCGGGGCCACGCGGGAAACGGGATCGGGCTTCGACCACCGGGTCACCGCGGCCGGGCAATGGGAAGTCCTGCGCGAAACCCTGTCCGTGGCCCCCGGGTTGGGCGTGGCGACGCTCATGGAGACACGGGTGGGCTTCCGCCCCAAGGGACCGGACATGAAGCCGATGCTCGGCCGGGTGCCCGGCCTCGACGGGCTGGTCATCGGCAACGGCCTGGGGGCGTCGGGCCTGACCATCGGGCCGTATGCCGGCCGCCTGCTGGCCGAGGCGGCGCTTGGCCGGTCTCCGGAGGTGGACCTGACCCCCTACGATCCCCTGCGCGGATAG
- a CDS encoding Hsp70 family protein: MAVAFGLDFGTTNSVFSIMGADGSVATVRFQAGADTFDVFRSVLFFDVEETGRSTSLNVSAGPWGIQDYLAFGEAGRLIQSMKTFLSSATFTDTQVFQRRLTLEELVSAFLGQLRRRVEAEIGPVGGRITVGRPVNFAGERPDNALAERRLSTALAQAGFDDVRFAYEPVAAAYDYGRRLTAAETILVADFGGGTTDFSLVELTPDRTAATGIRARILATGGVGIAGDSFDRRIVQEVVCPALGKDVPLLRDTPTPTLPRWLYAHLEQWHHLSLLKNPKTMKLLEELARQAVDPRPIEGLTHLVRANLGFALYRAVAAAKARLSADEETDFAFADGPVSISRTIRRAEFEAWIAPDLAEIADCLDRTLDTAGRDAGAVGRVFMTGGTSLVPAVRRIFAERFGADRLVSGDELVSVGRGLALIDRERAAIPV; encoded by the coding sequence ATGGCGGTTGCGTTCGGGCTCGACTTCGGCACCACCAACTCGGTCTTCTCCATCATGGGGGCGGACGGGTCGGTGGCGACCGTCCGGTTCCAGGCGGGGGCCGACACCTTCGACGTGTTCCGGTCGGTCCTGTTCTTCGATGTGGAGGAGACCGGGCGCTCGACGTCGCTGAACGTCTCGGCCGGGCCGTGGGGGATCCAGGACTATCTGGCGTTCGGCGAGGCCGGGCGGCTGATCCAGTCCATGAAGACGTTCCTGTCGTCGGCCACCTTCACCGACACCCAGGTGTTCCAGCGCCGGCTGACGCTGGAGGAGCTGGTGTCCGCCTTCCTCGGCCAACTGCGCCGCCGGGTGGAGGCGGAGATCGGCCCGGTGGGCGGCCGGATCACGGTGGGTCGGCCGGTGAACTTCGCGGGCGAGCGGCCGGACAACGCCCTGGCCGAACGGCGCCTCTCCACGGCCCTGGCCCAGGCCGGCTTCGACGATGTGCGCTTCGCCTACGAGCCGGTGGCGGCGGCCTACGATTACGGGCGGCGGCTGACGGCCGCCGAGACCATCCTGGTCGCCGACTTCGGCGGCGGCACCACCGACTTCTCGCTGGTGGAGCTGACACCCGACCGGACCGCGGCCACCGGCATCCGGGCCCGGATCCTGGCGACGGGCGGTGTCGGCATCGCGGGCGACAGCTTCGACCGCCGCATCGTCCAGGAAGTCGTGTGCCCGGCGCTGGGCAAGGACGTCCCGCTCCTGCGCGACACGCCCACCCCGACCCTGCCCCGCTGGCTCTACGCCCATCTCGAGCAGTGGCACCACCTGTCGCTGCTGAAGAACCCGAAGACCATGAAGCTGCTGGAGGAGCTGGCCCGGCAGGCGGTCGATCCGCGGCCGATCGAGGGGCTGACCCATCTGGTGCGCGCCAACCTGGGCTTCGCGCTGTACCGGGCCGTTGCCGCCGCCAAGGCGCGCCTGTCCGCGGACGAGGAAACGGACTTCGCCTTCGCCGATGGCCCGGTGTCGATCTCCCGAACGATCCGCCGGGCGGAGTTCGAGGCCTGGATCGCCCCCGATCTGGCCGAGATCGCCGACTGTCTCGACCGTACGCTGGATACGGCCGGCCGCGATGCGGGGGCGGTCGGACGGGTGTTCATGACGGGCGGCACGTCGCTGGTGCCGGCCGTGCGACGCATCTTCGCCGAGCGGTTCGGTGCCGACCGCCTGGTATCGGGGGACGAGCTGGTGTCCGTCGGCCGCGGCCTGGCGCTGATCGACCGGGAGCGGGCCGCCATCCCGGTGTGA
- a CDS encoding cytochrome c — MRGHRLVRTGLLVAVLAAGAATVLPVGTVAQTTPEQQVEYRQSQMNRFNGAVRVLTQYVRNNQGSPQEVQTAAATIRDVAQSLPELFPRGTQRGVGDSRLKPEIWEQDARFREIVQSMQAASARLADAATAGDNARIRQSFGEVAQICSTCHGTFRTD, encoded by the coding sequence ATGCGCGGACACCGTCTTGTTCGAACCGGCCTTCTGGTGGCCGTCCTCGCCGCAGGTGCGGCCACCGTCCTTCCCGTGGGAACCGTTGCCCAGACCACGCCGGAACAGCAGGTCGAATACCGTCAGTCGCAGATGAACCGGTTCAACGGTGCGGTCCGGGTGCTGACGCAGTATGTCCGCAACAACCAGGGCTCGCCGCAGGAGGTGCAGACGGCGGCCGCGACCATCCGGGACGTCGCGCAAAGCCTTCCCGAATTGTTTCCGCGTGGCACGCAAAGGGGCGTGGGCGACAGCCGGCTGAAGCCGGAGATCTGGGAGCAGGACGCCCGCTTCCGCGAGATCGTGCAATCCATGCAAGCCGCAAGCGCACGGCTCGCCGACGCTGCGACCGCCGGCGACAACGCGCGGATCCGGCAGAGCTTCGGCGAGGTTGCCCAGATCTGCTCCACCTGCCACGGCACGTTCCGGACGGATTGA
- a CDS encoding dihydrofolate reductase family protein, with protein MPDPVVRYYVAASIDGFIATPDGGVGWLEPFHGEDYGYQGFYARVGVVVMGRRTFDQALGYDTWPYAGRRTVVLTTQPLGPDAPAGVETWDGDAATLAHRLKAETRGEIYMCGGGQAAQAFLEAGCIDRIELYVMPVLLGAGVPLFAGGAPVDMTLLDARPMARGVVRLTYGPASSA; from the coding sequence GTGCCGGATCCTGTGGTTCGCTATTACGTCGCCGCCAGCATCGACGGCTTCATTGCCACGCCGGACGGCGGCGTGGGCTGGCTGGAGCCGTTCCATGGCGAGGACTACGGGTACCAGGGATTCTACGCCCGTGTCGGTGTCGTGGTCATGGGGCGCCGGACCTTCGACCAGGCGCTGGGCTACGACACCTGGCCCTACGCCGGCCGGCGGACGGTGGTTCTGACGACGCAGCCCCTCGGCCCGGACGCCCCCGCCGGGGTGGAGACCTGGGACGGCGATGCCGCCACGCTGGCGCACCGCCTGAAGGCCGAGACCCGGGGCGAGATCTACATGTGCGGCGGCGGGCAGGCGGCCCAGGCTTTTCTGGAGGCCGGCTGCATCGACCGGATCGAGCTGTATGTGATGCCCGTCCTGCTGGGCGCGGGAGTGCCGTTGTTCGCGGGCGGCGCGCCCGTCGACATGACGCTTCTGGATGCCCGGCCGATGGCGAGGGGCGTGGTGCGCCTGACCTACGGGCCGGCGTCCTCCGCGTAA